Proteins encoded by one window of Rouxiella chamberiensis:
- a CDS encoding LysR family transcriptional regulator, which produces MSKTSSGGMDRIDLMRTFIRIKESGSLSAAAQQMQTSQPTVSRRLQTLERLLGAKLILRTTHAMKLTDDGERCYRHAKLLVERWNALEDELHGAEDEPEGTLRVRAPHAFGQDQLIAPLTAYLQRYNNMSVDWMLNDRTPDFIAEHIDCMIQVGEITDPSMVAVLLAEVPRIVVASPALLARFPAIREIDDLACFPWVALSTFYRNEITLRHEKDDRQYRFEIKPKMSTDSLYAACKAVENGLGLALVSSWLVNEAIKEDRLVPILPQWRATPLPVYLVYPYASYYPTRLLRFLELIRKVMPELSGTQPPGL; this is translated from the coding sequence ATGAGCAAAACTTCATCCGGCGGCATGGACCGCATAGACCTGATGCGCACCTTTATTCGCATCAAGGAGAGTGGCAGTCTGTCGGCCGCGGCCCAGCAGATGCAGACCAGTCAACCTACCGTGTCACGGCGTTTACAGACGCTGGAACGGCTGCTGGGCGCAAAACTGATTCTGCGCACTACGCACGCCATGAAACTGACCGACGATGGCGAGCGCTGCTATCGCCATGCCAAACTGCTTGTCGAGCGCTGGAACGCCCTGGAAGACGAACTGCATGGCGCGGAAGACGAGCCGGAAGGCACCTTGCGGGTGCGGGCACCTCACGCCTTTGGTCAGGACCAGCTGATTGCCCCGCTCACGGCCTATTTGCAGCGCTACAACAATATGTCGGTCGACTGGATGCTGAATGACCGTACGCCGGACTTTATTGCCGAGCATATCGACTGCATGATTCAGGTCGGCGAGATTACCGATCCGTCGATGGTCGCCGTGCTGCTCGCCGAGGTGCCGCGCATCGTGGTGGCCTCGCCCGCCCTGCTCGCCCGCTTTCCTGCCATCAGGGAGATTGACGACCTCGCCTGTTTCCCGTGGGTGGCATTGAGTACGTTTTACCGCAATGAAATCACCCTGCGTCATGAAAAGGATGACCGCCAATATCGTTTCGAAATAAAGCCAAAAATGAGCACCGACAGTCTATATGCGGCCTGTAAAGCGGTTGAAAACGGGCTGGGACTGGCGCTGGTTTCTTCGTGGCTGGTCAATGAGGCGATTAAAGAAGACAGGCTGGTGCCTATTTTACCGCAATGGCGTGCAACCCCTCTGCCGGTTTATCTGGTTTATCCGTATGCCAGTTATTATCCGACGCGCCTGCTCAGATTTCTTGAACTGATCCGCAAGGTGATGCCAGAACTTAGCGGCACACAACCGCCGGGCCTTTAG
- the rfbA gene encoding glucose-1-phosphate thymidylyltransferase RfbA codes for MKGIILAGGSGTRLYPLTQGVSKQLLPIYDKPMVYYPISVLMLAGIKDILIITTPEDNEGFVRLLGDGSQFGIKLSYAIQPSPDGLAQAFIIGEEFIDGQSCALVLGDNIFFGESFGRKLEHAVQNNAEGATVFGYQVLDPERFGVVEFDESNTAISIEEKPEKPRSNWAVTGLYFYDHHVVEMAKQIKPSHRGELEITTLNQMYMDAGKLKVEQLGRGFAWLDTGTHDSLLEASQFIHTIEKRQGFKVACLEEIAFRKGWISHEQVAEQAKILKKTGYGSYLTQLIESKEI; via the coding sequence ATGAAAGGTATTATTTTAGCTGGCGGTTCAGGTACGCGTTTATACCCGCTCACTCAGGGTGTCTCCAAGCAGTTGCTGCCGATTTACGACAAGCCGATGGTGTACTACCCGATATCTGTATTGATGCTGGCGGGTATCAAGGACATTCTGATCATCACCACCCCTGAAGACAACGAAGGTTTCGTTCGTCTGCTGGGTGACGGTTCGCAGTTCGGTATCAAACTGAGCTACGCGATTCAGCCAAGCCCGGACGGTCTGGCTCAGGCCTTCATCATCGGTGAAGAGTTCATCGACGGTCAGAGCTGTGCGCTGGTTCTGGGTGACAACATCTTCTTCGGCGAAAGCTTTGGCCGCAAGCTGGAACACGCAGTCCAGAACAACGCAGAAGGCGCAACCGTCTTCGGTTATCAGGTTCTGGACCCGGAGCGTTTTGGCGTGGTCGAGTTCGACGAGAGCAACACCGCTATCTCTATCGAAGAGAAACCGGAAAAGCCTCGCTCCAACTGGGCGGTCACCGGTCTGTATTTCTACGACCATCACGTTGTAGAGATGGCCAAGCAAATCAAGCCTTCTCACCGTGGCGAGCTGGAAATCACGACCCTCAACCAGATGTACATGGATGCCGGCAAGCTGAAAGTAGAACAGCTGGGTCGCGGCTTCGCCTGGTTGGACACCGGGACTCATGACAGCCTGCTGGAAGCTTCCCAGTTCATTCACACCATCGAGAAACGTCAGGGCTTCAAAGTCGCCTGTCTGGAAGAGATTGCCTTCCGCAAAGGCTGGATCTCTCACGAGCAGGTTGCCGAACAGGCTAAAATCCTTAAGAAAACCGGCTATGGCAGCTACCTGACTCAGCTGATTGAATCAAAGGAAATCTAA
- the rfbC gene encoding dTDP-4-dehydrorhamnose 3,5-epimerase, with protein sequence MEIIDTPLEGVKIIQPKVFGDSRGFFLETFEKKRYQEMLNIDLDFVQDNHSRSSKGVLRGLHFQTQNPQGKLVRVVRGEVYDVAVDIRPESPSFGKWYGVLLSEENKTQFWVPPGLAHGFVVLSDVADFEYKCTDYYAPDLEGCLLWNDPEVGIDWPIDNPLLSEKDKLGKTLRELVK encoded by the coding sequence ATGGAAATCATCGATACACCCCTTGAAGGCGTCAAGATAATCCAGCCCAAGGTTTTCGGCGACAGTCGTGGTTTCTTTCTGGAAACGTTCGAGAAAAAACGTTATCAGGAGATGTTGAACATCGATCTGGATTTCGTACAGGACAACCATTCGCGCTCGAGCAAGGGCGTACTGCGCGGCCTGCACTTCCAGACCCAGAATCCTCAGGGCAAACTGGTGCGCGTCGTGCGTGGCGAAGTGTATGACGTTGCCGTGGATATCCGTCCGGAGTCTCCTTCTTTCGGCAAGTGGTACGGCGTGCTGCTGTCCGAAGAGAACAAGACCCAGTTCTGGGTTCCACCGGGTCTGGCCCACGGTTTCGTGGTGCTGTCCGATGTAGCCGACTTCGAATACAAGTGCACCGATTACTATGCACCTGACCTCGAAGGCTGCCTGCTGTGGAACGACCCTGAGGTAGGCATCGACTGGCCTATCGACAATCCGCTGCTGTCTGAAAAAGACAAGCTCGGCAAGACATTGCGGGAACTGGTGAAATGA
- the rfbD gene encoding dTDP-4-dehydrorhamnose reductase — protein MKILLTGASGQLGRCIQDRLPEGWEIHAVGSAQLDIGDKAQVEQAVRAYQPDAIINAGAYTAVDKAESEPEAAARVNTQGPENLALAARDSGAKLIHVSTDYVFDGQGTRPYLETDTTNPLGVYGKTKLDGEKAVLAVLPDAAIVRTAWVFSEYGNNFVKTMVNLAEKRDALGIVSDQRGCPTYAGDLAQALITLLQVQAQGGIYHYGGDHEVSWFEFADRIFDVAVAEGRLANKPVLTGVTTEEYPTPAKRPAYSVLDGEKIKALGVALSDWDSALKDIISKF, from the coding sequence ATGAAAATTTTACTGACCGGAGCTAGCGGCCAACTTGGCCGCTGTATCCAGGATCGTCTTCCTGAAGGCTGGGAGATCCACGCCGTCGGGTCTGCGCAACTGGATATCGGCGACAAGGCGCAGGTCGAGCAGGCCGTTCGCGCCTATCAACCTGATGCCATTATCAACGCCGGTGCCTATACCGCCGTCGATAAAGCGGAAAGCGAACCGGAAGCTGCGGCTCGAGTAAATACTCAGGGGCCGGAAAATCTGGCACTGGCTGCCCGCGACAGCGGCGCGAAACTGATTCATGTTTCCACCGACTACGTGTTTGACGGCCAGGGCACTCGCCCGTATCTGGAAACGGATACCACCAATCCGCTCGGCGTTTACGGTAAAACCAAGCTGGATGGCGAAAAAGCCGTACTGGCGGTCTTACCGGATGCGGCCATCGTGCGTACTGCCTGGGTCTTCAGCGAATACGGCAACAACTTTGTCAAAACCATGGTGAATCTGGCCGAAAAGCGCGATGCGCTCGGAATTGTCAGCGATCAGCGTGGTTGCCCGACCTATGCAGGTGATTTGGCGCAGGCCCTTATCACTCTGTTGCAGGTTCAGGCGCAAGGTGGCATCTATCACTATGGCGGCGACCACGAAGTCTCCTGGTTCGAGTTTGCCGACCGTATTTTCGATGTTGCCGTTGCCGAAGGCAGACTGGCGAATAAACCGGTGCTGACAGGTGTGACCACCGAAGAGTACCCGACGCCGGCCAAACGCCCGGCGTATTCGGTTCTTGATGGTGAAAAGATCAAAGCTTTAGGTGTCGCTTTATCTGATTGGGATTCGGCCCTGAAAGACATTATCAGCAAGTTTTAA
- a CDS encoding glycosyltransferase family 2 protein translates to MKKINVILATYNGAKYVTEQIQSILLNFTHLPEYECRILVSDDSSSDETAAIIHRFHEQDSRIELLDNGKKGGVRENFNHLIMHTAADYTFFSDQDDLWLPNKMRLFMDRFVEMEQQKAGPILLHSDLCVADKNLSPIHISMFTYQNLARHPGLGKLMVNNSVTGCVMACNHELFDKARNSRIGESIMHDWYMAMLAQAIGRVGFIDNSLILYRQHGNNVLGAQSASLGALLNVSFKTRFLKARDIIRRTRTQAQLFLDDFSPALKPEDRKLLTDYVESFEKGMVARFKLFSSKGVHKTGFLRNASFFVFYVLGL, encoded by the coding sequence ATGAAAAAAATAAACGTTATTCTGGCTACATATAACGGTGCGAAATATGTAACAGAGCAGATTCAATCCATCTTACTCAATTTTACGCATTTACCAGAATACGAGTGCCGCATTCTGGTTTCCGACGACAGTTCGTCAGATGAAACGGCGGCCATCATTCATCGCTTTCATGAACAGGATTCGCGCATTGAACTGCTGGATAACGGCAAGAAAGGCGGCGTTCGTGAAAACTTTAACCATTTGATCATGCACACTGCGGCTGATTACACCTTCTTTAGCGACCAGGATGACCTGTGGTTGCCAAACAAGATGCGTCTGTTCATGGACCGTTTCGTGGAAATGGAACAGCAGAAAGCAGGCCCTATCCTCCTGCACTCCGATCTCTGTGTCGCCGACAAGAATCTGTCGCCTATCCATATTTCGATGTTTACCTACCAGAATCTTGCCCGCCATCCGGGTCTCGGCAAGCTGATGGTCAATAATTCGGTAACGGGTTGCGTCATGGCCTGTAATCACGAGTTGTTCGACAAGGCACGCAACAGCCGTATCGGCGAGTCCATCATGCACGACTGGTATATGGCGATGCTGGCCCAGGCTATCGGACGCGTTGGCTTTATCGATAACTCGCTTATTCTTTACCGTCAGCACGGCAATAACGTGTTGGGTGCGCAGTCTGCTTCGCTGGGTGCGTTGTTGAACGTTTCATTCAAGACCCGATTCCTGAAGGCGCGTGACATCATTAGACGCACTCGCACTCAAGCTCAATTGTTCCTCGATGATTTTAGCCCTGCGTTAAAACCAGAAGACCGAAAATTGCTTACCGACTACGTTGAATCATTCGAGAAAGGTATGGTTGCCCGCTTTAAGCTGTTCAGCAGTAAAGGCGTTCATAAAACCGGTTTCCTGCGTAATGCTTCTTTCTTCGTATTCTATGTGCTGGGTTTGTAG